Within Streptomyces sp. NBC_00704, the genomic segment GGAAGGCATCGGCCCCGCCCGCGACCCCTTCGCCTCCGCCCAGGCCGCCCTGGACGGCATCCTCGCCTCCTCCATGGCAGCCGACGCCCTCACCGCCCTCCGCGGCGACCAGCTCCCCCTCGTCATGCTCGACAGCGACCCCGCCGGAAGCCTCGGCGCCGCCACCGTCAACCTCGACATCGCCGACGGCGCCCGCCAACTCGCCGACCACCTCCTCACCCTCGGCCACCGCCACTTCCTCCACCTCGCCGCGGACGTCCCCTCCTGGACCTTCGACGTCCGCGCCCACGCCCTCACCACCCGCATCACCGCCACCCCCGGCACCACCCTGCGCACCGCACCCGCACCCATCTCCATCGACGAAGCCCGCACCGCCGCCCAGCACGCCCTCGCCGCACCCGGCCCCCGCCCCACCGCCGTCATCTGCGACGACGACAAACTCGCCGCCGGCGCCTACAAAGCCCTGCGCCGCCTCGGCCTGCGCATCCCCGACGACGTCTCCGTCACCGGCCTCGACGACCTCGCCCTCGCCACCGCCCTCGACCCCGAACTCACCACCGTCCGGCTCGACGCCGAGCTCTTCGGCGAACGCGGCATGCAAGCCCTCCTCGACGTCCTGGAAGGCCGCACACCCGACGACACCGACATCCCCGTCCACCTCGTCGTCCGCGCCTCCACGGCCCCGCCCAGCGCCCCCTGAACGCCCTGTGCCCCGGCCGACGACCCGACCGGGGCACACAGGAACAAGAAACGCACACGGACCAGGACACCAGGACGGGCCCCCGACGCCGCCTACTCCTCGTCGGAGCTCTCCGCCTCCGTCGACGCACCGTCCGTCTCCAGCAACCGGCCCAGCTGACGCCCCACGATCCGCTTGAACTTCCGCTGCTGCGGACGCGTACGGTCCAGCACCGCCACCTCCAGCCGCTCCGCCGGAATCTCCCGCTGCGTACCGTTCGTGTCCCGCGACAACGCCTGAACGGCCAGCTTCAACGCGTCCGCCAGACTCATCCCGTCCTGATGACGCTGATCCAGGAAACTGCTGATCTGCTCCGCATTGCCACCCACCGCGACCGAACCGTGCTCGTCCACGATCGACCCGTCATGCGGCAACCGGTAGATCTGATCACCGTCCGCGGTCTCACCCACCTCCGCGACGACCAGCTCCACCTCGTACGGCTTCTCACCCGCCGAGGAGAAGATCGTGCCCAGCGTCTGCGCATACACGTTCGCCAGACCACGCGCCGTCACATCGTCACGGTCATAGGTGTAACCCCGCAGATCGGCATACCGCACACCACCGATCCGCAGATTCTCGTACTCGTTGTACTTCCCGGCGGCCGCGAAACCGATCCGGTCATAGATCTCACTGAACTTGTGCAGGGCACGGGACGGATTCTCACCGACGAACACGATCCCGTCGGCATACTGCAGCACGACCAGGCTGCGGCCACGGGCGATGCCCTTGCGCGCATACTCCGCGCGATCCGCCATCGCCTGCTGGGGAGAGACATAGAACGGCGTCGACACCGGTTAACCGTCCCTTTCTGTCGAAGTCACTGGATCACCTGGGACAAGAACAAGCCCGCCGACTACAGCAGAGCGGCACGCGGGCCGTCCGGCTGCTCCAGACGACGCTCGATGATGGAACGGGCGATCGCCGACGACTCATCGTCGGTCAGCCGACGGAAACCGTCCTCGGTGATCACGGTGACGATCGGGAAGATCCGGCGCGCCACATCGGGACCACCCGTCGCCGAATCGTCGTCCGCCGCGTCGTACAGGGCCTGCACCACCAACGTCGTGGCCTGCTCCTCCGACAGATCGTCCCGGTAGAGCTTCTTCATCGCCCCCCGCGCGAACACCGAACCCGAACCCGTCGCCGCGAAGTGATGCTCCTCCGACCGGCCGCCCGTCACGTCGTACGAGAAGATCCGGCCCCGGTCCCGGCCCACGTCGAAACCGGCGAACAACGGCACCACCGCCAGACCCTGCATCGCCATGCCCAGATTCGACCGGATCATGGCCGACAACCGGTTCGCCTTGCCCTCCAGCGAGAGCTGCGCCCCCTCGACCTTCTCGAAGTGCTCCAGCTCCAGCTGGAACAGCTTCACCATCTCCACGGCCAGACCCGCCGTGCCGGCGATGCCCACGGCCGAGTACTCGTCGGCCGGGAACACCTTCTCGATGTCCCGCTGCGCGATGACGTTGCCCATCGTGGCGCGCCGGTCACCGGCGAGCACCACGCCCCCGGGGAACGTGACGGCCACGATCGTCGTGCCGTGCGGAGCCTCGATGACACCCTGCGTCGGGGGCAGCTGCCGCTTGCCGGGCAGCATCTCCGGCTGGTGCTCGGAGAGGAAGTCCATGAAGGACGAGGACCCAGGCGTCAGGAAGGCAGCTGGTAGACGCCCGGTGCTACGAGTGTTGGCTTCCACGAAGTTCCCTCCAGGTAGGCGGCTGCCCGACGCACAGCGTCGGGGTCGTCTCCCAACTTGCCGATGGCCGAATTGCAGTTGAAGCACAGTACGCCTCGGACCCTACCCGTCTCGTGGCAGTGATCCACATGGACGGCCGGGGCTTTCAGGCAGATCACGCAGAGCCCCTTCTGGGAGGCGACCATGGCGTCGCGCTCGGCTTCGGTCATGCCGTACTGGCGCTTCAGATGCCCACGCCGCCCCTTGACGGCTTTGCAAGCCTTGCAGCAGGTCGCAAGGCCGTCGGACGCCGTGGCGTTGCGGTGCCACTCGCGGTGCGGCTTGACCTCCTCGCAGCTGCGGCAGAACTTGTTCCCCTCGGGCGTATCCACGCGGGGCCGCACATTCCTTCCCTGGGCCACCTGCCGGGCCTGGTGGTAGGCCGCCCAGCACTCACGGCAATAGGCCTGCAACCCGTCCCGGGCTGCTTTGTTGCTGGCGAAGGCTGCTCGCGACCTGATCTCATTGCACCGCGAGCAACGCTTCGCACCTTCTTCGCT encodes:
- a CDS encoding endonuclease VII domain-containing protein → MASEEGAKRCSRCNEIRSRAAFASNKAARDGLQAYCRECWAAYHQARQVAQGRNVRPRVDTPEGNKFCRSCEEVKPHREWHRNATASDGLATCCKACKAVKGRRGHLKRQYGMTEAERDAMVASQKGLCVICLKAPAVHVDHCHETGRVRGVLCFNCNSAIGKLGDDPDAVRRAAAYLEGTSWKPTLVAPGVYQLPS
- the prcB gene encoding proteasome subunit beta — protein: MEANTRSTGRLPAAFLTPGSSSFMDFLSEHQPEMLPGKRQLPPTQGVIEAPHGTTIVAVTFPGGVVLAGDRRATMGNVIAQRDIEKVFPADEYSAVGIAGTAGLAVEMVKLFQLELEHFEKVEGAQLSLEGKANRLSAMIRSNLGMAMQGLAVVPLFAGFDVGRDRGRIFSYDVTGGRSEEHHFAATGSGSVFARGAMKKLYRDDLSEEQATTLVVQALYDAADDDSATGGPDVARRIFPIVTVITEDGFRRLTDDESSAIARSIIERRLEQPDGPRAALL
- the prcA gene encoding proteasome subunit alpha; the protein is MSTPFYVSPQQAMADRAEYARKGIARGRSLVVLQYADGIVFVGENPSRALHKFSEIYDRIGFAAAGKYNEYENLRIGGVRYADLRGYTYDRDDVTARGLANVYAQTLGTIFSSAGEKPYEVELVVAEVGETADGDQIYRLPHDGSIVDEHGSVAVGGNAEQISSFLDQRHQDGMSLADALKLAVQALSRDTNGTQREIPAERLEVAVLDRTRPQQRKFKRIVGRQLGRLLETDGASTEAESSDEE
- a CDS encoding LacI family DNA-binding transcriptional regulator yields the protein MARGSTRPTSRDVAQAAGVSQAAVSLVLGDKWRGRVSETTAQRVRDAARDLGYRPNLAARNLRLGRTRTVLLVVPALTTEFFAGVYTGAARVAAAHGFGVVLYPSPEGIGPARDPFASAQAALDGILASSMAADALTALRGDQLPLVMLDSDPAGSLGAATVNLDIADGARQLADHLLTLGHRHFLHLAADVPSWTFDVRAHALTTRITATPGTTLRTAPAPISIDEARTAAQHALAAPGPRPTAVICDDDKLAAGAYKALRRLGLRIPDDVSVTGLDDLALATALDPELTTVRLDAELFGERGMQALLDVLEGRTPDDTDIPVHLVVRASTAPPSAP